The genomic interval GTCAGCCCTGCGGAAGTTCCAGccaggaggacggggagggagaACAGGCGGCAGGACTGGGAGAGTGACGACGGAGGCAATGTGGTCGCTCACGAGGTGTTGGTGGAGCGACCACGTTGCGTCGACACCTAAGGGCCTCGACACAAAGGAGAGGTCTAATACCCCCCCCGCTAGGTGTGTCGGCTCACCAGTGTTAAGGAGAGACACCCGAGGGGTCTCGTCGAGGGTGGCAGATAGGAGACGCCCTGCCCGGTTGCGCCTGGCATCTCCCCAGCGTTCGTGGTGAGCATTAAAGTCTcccccgatgaaggtgggctcCTCGCTGGCAAGCGTGAACAGCTCACCGAAGTCAGGCTCCTCCGCCGCCGGCCCACAGTAGACGCAATAGAAAGTCAGGCGCAACCGGGCAAGCGCGATGGTGACAGCCAATACCTCCACGCCGTCGCCGCAAGCCACGGGGTGACGCACTCGAGAACAAGGAATTGAATCCTTGACCAAGATACCACACCCGCGTGTCTGACCGGCCAcggcagggaggtaaaaagaCTGGTAACCCCGGAAGAAGGGCACGCGCTGTTCTGGAAGAAGCGTCTCCTGCAGGAGAACCACATCCACAGAGTCTCTTGCCATCGCGGCACGCAGGAGGTTGGACCTACCGCGGATGCCACAGATGTTCCATTGGAGAACCGTGAGGCGGTGGGCATTTATACGGACAGCTTCCTGGAGTGCCTGTACCGGGCCATCACCGGCCGGGGCGGTAGCCCGCCCTCGTTCAGGGAGGTGGGAGCAGGGGGCAGTGCCACCAACGGATAGTGCTGGCTGGTTGCAACGGCCGGAGGGGTTGGGAGGAGTGTGGAGCTGCTCGCGTGCacgggggcaggaggaggtggaaggggagtctTCAGAGCACGAGGGGTTGGCGTAGGTGGGGTTGAAGATGGCCCGTCGGGGGAAGGAGCCTGCACAGGAGGTACGGCAGCTTGCTGGGCCGGCGTTTCCGGGAAGAGATTTCCCACCACCTGCTGCGCTGCGTCCGAGAACACTCTCGGCTCGACGTCCGACTTGAGTGCCGTTGCGATAATCCGCCCGAAGCCCTCCAAGAGGCCCACCATCATCTCCCTTGTGATGAGGAGACAGCCGGGAGGGGCGGCAGTGGGAGCTGCTGTAGTGGGGAGGCGGGGCTGGCGGCTGGCGTCGGGCGCTTGGGGAGCGGTGGGCTGGgccggaggaggcggtggcagatggtgtggggtaaggggagggaagctcTCCTCGTACGGAGCTGGTGAAGGGGGTATAAGAGATGGCTGGTGAGCAGTCTGGGGGAGGCGGGGCGTTGGAGCAGCCGTGGACGCGGGGGGCTGTTGGGCTCCCCAGCGGAAGGTGCCGAGAGGAGCAGGGCGATGAGTGATGACCCAGCGCTGTTGGACAGTGCGCTGTTTGTCGACCAGCTCTCGCCTGTTGGCGCAGGCCCGATTCCAGGCATGGTGTTCGCCCTGGCAATTCGGGCATCTGCTGGTGATGGTCTGGCCAGTCTTGTATTTTGACAGGCACCGCTCCGTGTCGTGACTGGCAGAGCATATGCCGCAGACCGGGGGACGGCTGCACCTGGCCCGGTGGTGGCCGAACTGCTGGCAATTGTAGCACCTGAGGGGCTCCTTGCTGTAGGGGCGCGTGTAGAAGGTTCCCCAGCTCCCCAGGTCCAACGAGCCAGGCAGCGGCCCCGCGACAGTGACGAATACCTGGCGCGTCGGCCCGTCTCGGGTAGTGCAGCGCACTGCCTCCAACACGCGTGGATGGCGCAACAGTGGCTTGAGGGGCATGGCAACAGGGTATGCCAGCAGCACGCCCTTGGTGTTCGCCCCGGGGGCCACCCTCAGCTGCACAGGTACGCCGGATACCTCCCTCACCGCGAGCAGGGTGTCGTGCTGGGCACTGTCTGCAGGTGTGATCAACACACACCCCGACTCCAGGAACTTGAGCGAGAGGCGTTCGCCCAGCTGTTGCTCCAGTGCCTCGGCAAGGTCGAGGGTTGTCTCGAAGCCGACAGTCGCCGGAATGAGCAGCTTCGGCAGCGAAGCGGGTTGAGCAGCGGCAGGGGCGTTCATAGTCCGAGGTGGCGGGGGCAGAGGTGACTGGGGGCGAGAGGGGTGCCGAGGGGGCAGCGAGGTAGAAGCGCCGGCGGACAAGGCAGAATCAGCCGGTAAGGAGCGACGCTGTCGCTTGGGGCCCACCGTTTGCCAACCGTCATCACCCGCAGGGTCGTTGATGGGGGGCGCGGTGGGTGAAGGAGCAGTCTCCCCGTCGAGGACATCGACGACAATCTCCGACTCAGATGAAGATGTCAAGCTCGACCCCGACTCAGAGTCCTCCATTCGATCATGAACTCTCCGCGACTTACACGCCCGAGAAGCAGAGGAGTCGGCGGGCTCATCAGGAGGCAAGTCCTCAGTTGAGGAGgcagcggacgaggaggaggagcagcgggcaCGCTTATGCTGGACGTCACGGCCGGAGGCGGAGGGAGGAGCAGCGGAGCAGCCGGGGCTAGAGTTAGAGTCAGCAGGGGGAGGGCCGGTAGAGTCGGAGTCAGAGGCAGCGGGGCCGTCAGGGCGAGAGTCAGAGTCAGCGGGGCTGCCAGGGCAGGAGTCAGAGTCAGTGAGGGGAGGGCCGGCGCCGAGGACAGACGCAGTGGCAGCAGGGGTAGGAACAGCGGGGCCGGGGTCAGAGCCAGAGACAGCAGAGGAGTGCTGAGAAGCGGTAGGAGAGAGGGGGCGGGAAGCAGCACCAcgagcgggcggaggagaggtaggagagcgGGAACGGGAGGCCGCACCGcgagcgggcggaggagagggaggagagcgggaacggGAAACACCACCACGAGcgggcggaggggagggagatgagcggGTAGCAACAGTACCAGCAGGCGGGGGGGCGTATTTACGCCGGGCTTTCTGCTTGCCCATGATGAAAAAACACAAGCAGTAAACCTAACAACCCTAAGAAACAAGACCGCCCCCAACGGGAACACAGCTAGctaagggtgaggggtgagggctgGATGCCAGTGACCTACAACGAACGGGTGGCTAAATAGTCTTCAGACTGGGCCCGTCGTTGCCCCTTACGGGTCTTTGTCACCTATCAGAGTCCCTAACGGCCACCCCACAATTTCCTATAACCAGCCCTCTGAGGGCCCCCGTCGTGGACGTGCCCTACGCTGGCACTCCTTCAGGGTTCGGCGTCGGAAAAGAGTGGGGGTCTCTAATTGGCAGTTGTAGCACTGGTCTTAACCAAAACAGGTAGAGCACAGGAAGTGCGTGGGTACACGTACACGTACACGGAGTGTACAAGGCAGGAGCAGTAGTGTGATGGAGGCTGGCGCGAGGTGGAGGGTGCACAGTGCAGTGCTGCCAGATGCAATGACTCACATTTCCCCAAATCCGAGTGCCAAAATTCCCCTTTTTGGACAAAATTTCCCCATTTCAAAAAGTTTGGTTTTAATTGCGTTTTATTTGAGTTAGGATACTGGCATAGTTAACTGAAGATCCAATTATATTTATGCTGAACACACTTTTAATATGAAAACttaaatacaataatgaaaaacatAGGTAGTACACTTCTCTCAAAACTTATTATAACTTTAAACTTAAATGTAGCATTGCTTAGTTAACCTTAATCCTGTATCATATACATGATTCACTCTGAATCATACATATCAGAGCTTTCAGAGGTCATGCGTTGGAGAAGGGTGATACTTACagggaaactaaaacaaaaatcCTCTTTCAAGTATCGCCTAGTATGGAGCAATCCAACCAATGTTTTTAGTTAACTGACTCGACTCGGGTAAACCTCGACTCACTCTCACACAACTAtaccaaatgaaaaaaaaatgttaggctgATTATACCGGAGCTCTTCGTAAGTGAATAATTTGTCACAAGGAATATTTCTTCCAAATAACACTGATTTACGACACATTTCGTTAGTACTCTCTCTTCTAATCCATAGCACAATATATATCCTAACTCTATCGCAAATATCAGACTATCAGAAAGAAATAAACATACCACTGTAAGGAGTTGAAGTTGGTGGTGTGTCGTGACTCGTGTGGCCCGTGGCGTGGGTCACGGGTGGCAGTGAGTGACACAGTCACAGTAAGGGAGCTGTCTCGCGGGCGGCGGACGCGAACTGGACGCGTCCACTCACTTCCACTCCGTTATCACTTGTCTGTTTCCTACTAGTGGCTACCTCTTCATCTTAAAATTATTATATTTCCATAGATACATCCGTTAAAGTTATTATGTATCATATTATTTATATTGATGTGTTGAAGAATTACCAAACTAAGAGAAAATGCTGCTCCACAATGAAAAATCCCCATTTTTTCTAGTAAATCCGAAGTCGCATATGAAAATTCCCCAAAAATGGGCATGAATTCCCCATTTCCCCATCAACATCATGATTTCCCCAAAACTAGGGAAAATTCCCCAAATCTGGCAGCACTGGCACAGTGTGGTGTGCAGCGCGGGGCAGCTTATCACCAGGCGAGCGGCCGGCCGGCGTGCGCGGGGTGGACAGCCCACGGTGATGGGCGGGCGACACTACCGAGCGGCGAGGCGTGACTTGTACTGGAGCAAGCGGGGCAGACGTCTTGTCAGGGCGAAAGCAGCAggtccccctttcctttcctttccttttcagatttaccccctaaaaagggggaacgggcctttgtcacagtggacggcccgtcgcagaggggaacccgccgcgggcgtgcggcgggtgggggagcccttccgtcgccgcctcagccacgggtataaaccggggggcagggacggaggaacgggccctccgagctctggctcaaggagcagcccgctcgtgtgggcgagcaatgcaagctcgtggcgggagcctccgccgccgccacagccacgggtaacagccggcgagcagcgacggaggcacgggctctctgggcaggcgcccagcagacacccgtagcggtgcacgggcgagcagccgaccgatcgacttgactgccgcggtggggccctaggcgaggatgaccaagcgggtcaaccacgccgcagcagaaggaccccccggctgctcgcccgaggagtgctggcggtccactgagcaggtctccgtcgctgctcgccggctgttacccgtggctgtggcggcggcggaggcgtcccgcatcgagcttgcattgctcgcccatacgagcgggctgctcctgagccagagctcggagggcccgttcctccgtcgctgccccccggcttatacccgtggctgaggcggcgacggacgggttcccccacccgccgcaagcccgcggcgggttcccctctgcgacgggccgtccactgtgacaaaggcccgttccccctttttagggggtaaaccttcaacaacaacaacaactcgttgagcgagcaactctccaggcctctgggccacctatagactgctgagttgctcattcggctcagctacgggctgctcctgagcgtctgctcggagggcccgtgcccccgtcgctgctcgccggcttctaccggtggctgtggcggcggcggaggcttccccacacccgccgcacgccagcaacgagcttgcattgctcgctcccccttacagggccaccatttggccaaggccctgCCCCCCTCTATGGCGggcgacgggccgtcaattgacaaaggcccgttccccctttttagggggtaaatcccacaaagaagaaaaaaaactcctcgagcagtggaacgccagcactcctcgggcgagcagctggggggtccttctgcggcggtgtggttgacccgcctggttatcctcgcttagggccccaccgcggcagtcaagtcgaccggtcggctgctcgcccgtgcaccgctacgggcgtctactgggcgcctgcccagagagcccgtgcctccgtcgctgctcgccggctgttacccgtggctgtggcggcggcggaggggtcccgcaacgagcttgcattgctcgcccacacgagcgggctgctcctgagcgcctgctcggagggcccgttcctccgtcgctgctcgccggcttctacccgtggctgtggcggcggcggagggatccccacacccgccgcacgccagcggcgggttcccatctgcgacgggccgtccacggacaaaggcccgttccccctttttagggggtaaatcctagaAACGAAACGAAACTCCTCgagccagtggaacgccagcactcatcgggcgagcagctggggggtccttctgcggcggcgtggttgacccgcctggttatcctcgcttagggccccaccgcggcagtcaagtcgaccggtcgcctgctcgcccgtgcaccgctacgggtgtctactgggcgcctgcccagagagcccgtgcctccgtcgctgctcgccggctgttacccgtggctgtggcggcggcgggggcgtcccgcaacgagcttgcattgctcgcccaccccaacgggctgctcctgagcgcctgctcggagggcccgttcctccgtcgctgctcgccggcttctacccgtggctgtggcggcggcggaggggtccccacacccgccgcatgccagcggcgggttcccctctgcgacgggccgtccacggacaaaggcccgttccccctttttagggggtaaatccttgaaACGAAAACGAACtcctcgagcgagcaactctcccggcctctgggccacctatagactgctgagttgcttgatcggctcagctacgggctgctcctgagcgcctgttcggagggcccgtgcctccgtcgctgctcgccggcttctacccgtggctgtggcggcggcggaggcttcccccacacccgccgcacggcagcggcgggttcccccctgcgacgggccgtcaatcgacaaaggcccgttcccatttttttagggggtaaatcccacagAACAACAACtcctcgagcgagcaactctccaggcctcttggccacctatagactgctgagttgctcgctcgggtcAGCTTCTgagctgctcctgagcgcctgttcggagggcccgtgcctccgtcgctgctcgccggcttctacccgtggctgtggcggcggcggagacttccccacacccgccgcacgccagcggcgggttcccccctgcgacgggccgtcaatcgacaaaggcccgttcccccttttttagggggtaaatcccacacaacaacaactcctcgagcgagcaactctccaggcctcttggccacctatagactgctgcgTTGCTCGCTCgggtcagctacgggctgctccagagcgcctgctcggagggcccgtgcctccgtcgctgctcgccggcttctacccgtggctgtggcggcggcggaggcttcccccacacccgccgcacgccagcgacgggctcccccctgcgacgggccgtcaatggacaaaggcccgttccccctttttagggggtaaatccctaaaaaagaaaaaaaaaagtggccagagtggaacgccagcactcctcgggcgagcggccgggtggcctttctacggaggcgaggttgacccgtggggtcatcctcgcttagggccacccctccgtggtcaagtcgaccagtcggctgctcgcacgtgtctgctgggcgcctgcccagagagcccgtgcctccgtcgctgctcgccggctcttactcgtggctgtggcggcggcggaggcttccccacacccgccgcacgccagcggcgggttcccccctgcgacgggccgtcgcacagACAAAACCCGTTCCCCTTCTTAGGGGTAAATCCttgaaacgaaaacgaaaagtggccagcactcgtcgagcgagcaactcaaggcctctgggccacctatagactgatgagttgctcgctcggctcagctacgggctgctcttGAGCGCAtactcggagggcccgtgcctccgtcgctgctcgccggcttctacccgtggctgtagcggcggcggaggcttccctactAGGGTGGAGTGAAAAAATTATTTTTGAATTTTTAATTTACTTGAGTGTGGAAAAGGTGCCAATGGGCTTTATAATCAATCATGTGAAATTATAAAACAATTGAAGCATTGCTTGATTGACCACCAGCGATTTTAATATATGGCATATTTCAAGATTTTACATGTTCAGTGACTGTCTGACGTCTGTGGTAGCACAGCAGATTACATGTTTCACCCTGTCAGTTTGGCTTGAGCTATTGAGCTGAGAGGTTGTGTGCTGCTCCAGGCTCCTATAAGGTGATTTTTACGATTATGCATTCATGTAATACctaaatatactgtatttttacacaaaattacacaaaatctTTCATGCAAGTTTATTCAAAATTAACATCTTAGTTTGCTTTAGGCTGTTTTATTGCATGATTGAGATTTACTTTAAGATTACAACATGTGTGGAATGTAAATTAATGTCAATTATAATTATGTCTGTTTACAAGTTGGTATTCTTCACCTTAAGTGGTTAATTGAATTGATGGGATAATGCCCCCCATAGAGAGCTCTGCTAGGTCTGTAAACATTCCATAGGGTGATATAATGCCCCAGTGTTATCTTTTCTTGAACCATTGATGTATCACTTACAGGAGTCTTATATTGTttacaatttatatatttttttcctttcagaaTGGCAACTATTACGAGGGAGAAGGTGGCATGTGTGATTTTTGGCGCACCACACGAGATACCCACTAATGTTCTTCCAACCTACGCCGATGTTATGAAGGCCTACATCAATACAAGACAACAGTTGACAACGAAGAATAACAAATATCCACCATTCGCCGAAGTATCAAACAAAGTTTGCGTCGATGTTGAACTTGTTTGGGAAAAAGCGTCTCTTCCGACAGTGACACACGGACGAGTAATTGAAACACTGAGATCATACaatgaaaaatacaagaaaatctTGAAACCATACAAGGCTCGGAAGGGCAATGACAAGTACAAGCAACAACTTGAACAGTTCAGAGAAGACTCAGATAAATTATTTGACATTAGCAAATGCAAATGTGTAGATTTCCTAATGAGCTGTAAGTGCAAAAGAGCAGACAAAGTACCACTCAGTGAAAGAGACTTTCTAGTGGACCAGAGAGGAGCCAGGAAGATGATTATAGGAGGCATCGATTTGATGGATACAAAGAGGCTACAGAAGAAAATATCCAGGAAAGAAAGTGAATCAAGAAGACACAGTGACAGCATTCAGCAAGAACAATCGAAGCAGCAATGCAATTCTAGAAGCTACAATGTGGAAGACAAGGACGACGACACAGATACCAGCGATGAAGATGACACTCTATCTAAGTCACACTGTAAACATGATctaccaacaccagagagtaaaCGACAAAAAATGGCGATGACTGTACGATTACCATCTTTGGCTAAAGCTTGCGATAGAACGGGCGTCTCAGATCGAGCAGCAGCCATTATTGCCTCATCTGTGCTACAAGACATGGGAATTGTGTCTCCAAATGACACCTCCAAAGTCATTGATCGTAGTAAAATTCGCCGAAAAAGAAGCAGAACTCGTCAAGAACTGACAAAACTAGACTCAGACAGCAGTATGACATGCTTTCCTGGATTGTACTTTGACGGTCGGAAGGATAAAACGATGAAAAATGTACGAGATGCCGCAGGACATGGCCACCGGGACAGAGTTACGGAAGAGCACGTCAGCATTATTTGTGAACCAGGTTCATCATACTTTGGCCATGTGATGCCGTCAAGTGGATCAAGCAAGGCGATTTCCAAAGCAATCTTTGAATGCTTGACTGTGCGAAGTGTGGATCTCGACAGTGTGAAAGTTGTCGGATGTGACGGAACCGCTGTCAATACTGGACATAATGGTGGAGTTATTCGGCAGTTTGAGGAATTACTACAAAAACCGCTACAATGGCTTGTGTGCTTATTACATACTAACGAGCTCCTTCTGCGACACCTGTTTCAGCATTTAGATGGAGCAACTACAGGACCTAAGTGCTTCTCAGGACCAATAGGGAAAGCTCTCACAGCATGCACGGAACTCCATATAACATCATATGAACCGATACCACTATTACAGCCACTGCCGCATGTTGATGTGAAGGACCTGAGCACTGACCAGCAGTACCTGTGGCAGATGTGTCAAGCTGTCAGCAAAGGACACTGTCCCTGTGATCTAGCATTGCGAAAACCAGGACTAATGAACCACTCGCGATGGTTGACAACGGCCAACAGAATCCTGCGCCTCTATGTTGGCCTCGATACACCATCCAACAACATCAAAACTCTTGTCACATTCATCATCCGCGTCTACGCCCCAACATGGTTCGCCATCAAAACACAGCCATCATGTAAAGATGGAGCCAAGCATCTGCACGGGATGATGGTGAGAACACGGTACCTCAGCTCCTCTCTAAAGAAAGTCATCGACCCGGTGATTCAGCGAAATGGCTTCTGCGGTCACCCCGAGAACGTGCTATTAGCCATGATAACAGATGAGTGACCACATATAAGGGAACTTGGACTCAGAAGAATCATGAAGGCAAGATCACATGTGTCTGCAAACAAAATCCGCAGATTTCAAGTGCCACCACTCAACCTCAACGCGACCGAATACCATGACATGGTCGATTGGCAGACTTTGACCGTGACGGAGCCTCCTGTTATGATGGATATGACGAACAACGAATTGAAGGACATGATCTCTGCTCAAATTTCACCAAGTGTcatcttccctcgcttcccttgTCACACACAGGCAGTGGAAAGATGTGTGAAGCTAGTTACCGAAGCTTCAGCCGCTGTGTGTGGCGAGACGTCCCGCCATGGATTTATATTCGGCTCGCATTGCTTCTCGGCAGCTTATGCCGAAACTTGAGTCTAAAAGTGACTATAAGTTCTGAATTGACCATTAACCATGCATGCATAATTCAGATTCTATCATTAGCATAATAGTGTGCTAAAATCACAGAAAATATATAGTCTAATGTTTActagtattttatgtatttttgtgtaaaaTCGTATATTATTGTAAACTTATAACGCTTGGTGGCCCATCAAAAAATTGTCTGATTGAAATAAACCTGTTTTGATTATTGTTCTATTAATCCATTGATACCTTTTAAAGCCTTAAGTCTgttaaaattaacaaaaatatttCTTGGGCGATTGGTGTAAAATTGCATATTATTGTAAACCTATAACGGCTGGTGGTCGATCAAAGAATTATCCAATTCAAATAAACTTTTTGCATATTGTTCTATTAGTCCATTGGCACCATTTAAAAACTCAAGTAAgtgaaaattcacaaaaaattatATTTGGGCGATTTTCACTCCACCCtattccccacacccgccgcacgccagcggcgggttcccccctgcgacgggccgtcaatggacaaaggcccgttccccctttttagggggtaaatccctaccgaaccgaaccgaaaAGTGGCCGtgagtggaccgccagcactcgtcgagcgagcaactctccaggcctTTGGGCcaactatagactgctgagttgctcgctcggctcagctacgggctgctcctgagcgcctgctcggagggcccgtgcctccgtcgctgctcgccggcttctctccgtggctgtggcggcagcGGAGGCttcccccacacccgccgcacgccagcggcgggctcccccctgcgacgggccgtcaatggacaaaggcccgttccccctttttagggtgTAAatccctaaaaaaagaaaaacaaaaaaaagtggccgtccagtggaccgccagcactcgtcgagcgagcaactctccaggcctTTGGGCcaactatag from Eriocheir sinensis breed Jianghai 21 unplaced genomic scaffold, ASM2467909v1 Scaffold898, whole genome shotgun sequence carries:
- the LOC126994856 gene encoding uncharacterized protein LOC126994856, translating into MATITREKVACVIFGAPHEIPTNVLPTYADVMKAYINTRQQLTTKNNKYPPFAEVSNKVCVDVELVWEKASLPTVTHGRVIETLRSYNEKYKKILKPYKARKGNDKYKQQLEQFREDSDKLFDISKCKCVDFLMSCKCKRADKVPLSERDFLVDQRGARKMIIGGIDLMDTKRLQKKISRKESESRRHSDSIQQEQSKQQCNSRSYNVEDKDDDTDTSDEDDTLSKSHCKHDLPTPESKRQKMAMTVRLPSLPLPHVDVKDLSTDQQYLWQMCQAVSKGHCPCDLALRKPGLMNHSRWLTTANRILRLYVGLDTPSNNIKTLVTFIIRVYAPTWFAIKTQPSCKDGAKHLHGMMVRTRYLSSSLKKVIDPVIQRNGFCGHPENVLLAMITDE
- the LOC126994855 gene encoding proline-rich protein 36-like, with protein sequence MGKQKARRKYAPPPAGTVATRSSPSPPPARGGVSRSRSPPSPPPARGAASRSRSPTSPPPARGAASRPLSPTASQHSSAVSGSDPGPAVPTPAATASVLGAGPPLTDSDSCPGSPADSDSRPDGPAASDSDSTGPPPADSNSSPGCSAAPPSASGRDVQHKRARCSSSSSAASSTEDLPPDEPADSSASRACKSRRVHDRMEDSESGSSLTSSSESEIVVDVLDGETAPSPTAPPINDPAGDDGWQTVGPKRQRRSLPADSALSAGASTSLPPRHPSRPQSPLPPPPRTMNAPAAAQPASLPKLLIPATVGFETTLDLAEALEQQLGERLSLKFLESGCVLITPADSAQHDTLLAVREVSGVPVQLRVAPGANTKGVLLAYPVAMPLKPLLRHPRVLEAVRCTTRDGPTRQVFVTVAGPLPGSLDLGSWGTFYTRPYSKEPLRCYNCQQFGHHRARCSRPPVCGICSASHDTERCLSKYKTGQTITSRCPNCQGEHHAWNRACANRRELVDKQRTVQQRWVITHRPAPLGTFRWGAQQPPASTAAPTPRLPQTAHQPSLIPPSPAPYEESFPPLTPHHLPPPPPAQPTAPQAPDASRQPRLPTTAAPTAAPPGCLLITREMMVGLLEGFGRIIATALKSDVEPRVFSDAAQQVVGNLFPETPAQQAAVPPVQAPSPDGPSSTPPTPTPRALKTPLPPPPAPVHASSSTLLPTPPAVATSQHYPLVALPPAPTSLNEGGLPPRPVMARYRHSRKLSV